A window from Argopecten irradians isolate NY chromosome 3, Ai_NY, whole genome shotgun sequence encodes these proteins:
- the LOC138320136 gene encoding uncharacterized protein, whose translation HYFQGKTCSWSRKCNCRLYFSYAVEAVPVGGASSSSSSSSNSREIPSAVIKDEVDRLLRASISRNTHRSYSTGLSAFDTFRASNRLPNVWPPMVEHLVSFVATLSLRGLADTTARSYISSIGFQCKVLGKCDKTQNFLVGKVLEGMKRLKHRVDTRLPITGPILAQIVKVLPLVCLNKFEALLFQAAFTMAFFGFFRVGELCLSKGGNPSHVVGRGDVTLVQGQYVQVHLRYSKTDQSGKGTIIQLRASDNEICPLKAMEAFLKVRPGVGGPLLCHFSGEPVTRYQFSSVLQKALRYLDMDTASFKTHSFRIGAASAAFKAGHTADAIKEAGRWKSNCYSHYIRIPIITFPDL comes from the coding sequence cattattttcaaGGCAAAACATGTTCCTGGTCTAGAAAATGTAATTGCAGACTCTATTTCTCGTATGCAGTGGAGGCGGTTCCGGTCGGTGGCGCCTCAAGCTCAAGCTCATCCAGCTCAAATTCCAGAGAAATTCCGTCTGCTGTTATCAAGGATGAAGTAGATAGGTTATTGAGGGCCTCTATTTCTAGGAATACTCATAGGTCATACAGTACAGGGTTGTCAGCATTTGATACATTCAGAGCGTCTAATAGGCTGCCAAATGTCTGGCCCCCGATGGTTGAACACTTAGTTAGTTTTGTTGCCACATTATCACTTAGGGGGTTAGCTGACACAACGGCTCGCTCCTATATTTCTAGCATTGGGTTCCAATGCAAAGTATTGGGGAAGTGTGATAAGACACAGAATTTTTTAGTAGGCAAAGTTCTTGAGGGGATGAAAAGGCTAAAACATAGGGTAGATACAAGGCTACCTATTACAGGACCCATCCTAGCTCAGATTGTTAAGGTTCTGCCATTAGTGTGTTTAAATAAATTTGAGGCCTTACTTTTTCAGGCAGCATTTACAATGGCCTTCTTTGGATTTTTTAGGGTGGGGGAGTTGTGCTTGtctaagggaggtaatccaaGTCATGTTGTAGGAAGGGGAGATGTAACATTGGTACAGGGCCAATATGTACAAGTACACTTAAGATATtccaaaactgaccaatcaggaAAGGGAACTATCATTCAACTTCGGGCGTCTGATAATGAAATATGTCCTTTGAAAGCCATGGAAGCTTTTCTGAAAGTTAGACCAGGGGTGGGGGGTCCTTTACTGTGTCACTTTAGTGGGGAACCTGTTACCAGATACCAGTTTTCATCAGTTCTTCAAAAGGCTCTTAGGTATCTAGATATGGATACGGCTTCTTTTAAAACGCATTCATTTCGGATTGGGGCCGCTTCTGCAGCATTTAAAGCTGGTCATACAGCTGACGCTATTAAAGAGGCAGGTCGTTGGAAATCTAATTGCTATAGTCATTATATCCGTATCCCCATAATCACATTTCCAGATCTGTAA